The Hydrogenimonas thermophila genome has a window encoding:
- a CDS encoding Uma2 family endonuclease: protein MSINPPKYTYDDYKLWQGDWELIDGYPFAMAPSPYGKHQKIMSRLIHIFSQELEDCDCDIYPELDLIIDEKNVVRPDLALYCEEVEEYPKVMPKLTVEILSKSSIEKDEDIKFKLYEKEGILYYIIVYPDFEKVRVFKLVNEIYKKVYEGDRKFNFKFDECEIEIDFLKIFK, encoded by the coding sequence ATGAGCATTAATCCACCGAAATATACTTATGATGACTATAAGCTTTGGCAAGGGGATTGGGAACTGATAGATGGGTACCCTTTTGCAATGGCTCCAAGTCCATATGGTAAACATCAAAAGATAATGTCAAGATTAATACATATTTTTAGTCAAGAGTTAGAAGATTGTGATTGCGATATCTACCCTGAACTTGACTTAATAATAGATGAGAAAAATGTTGTTAGACCAGATTTAGCTCTATATTGTGAAGAGGTTGAAGAGTACCCTAAAGTTATGCCAAAGTTAACGGTGGAGATACTTTCTAAAAGCAGTATTGAAAAAGATGAGGATATAAAGTTTAAGCTCTATGAAAAAGAGGGTATTTTATATTACATAATAGTCTATCCAGATTTTGAAAAGGTAAGAGTTTTCAAACTTGTGAATGAAATATACAAAAAGGTTTACGAGGGTGATAGGAAGTTCAATTTTAAGTTTGATGAATGTGAAATTGAGATAGACTTTTTAAAAATTTTTAAGTAG
- a CDS encoding putative quinol monooxygenase, translated as MEITKRVTFIAKEGCEDKLKELLEAMVIPSKKEKGCLNYNIYQYKNNPRKFMAVETWENEEALDGHKNSEHYKVYKSSYEPYTEKKYTDELDYLVTL; from the coding sequence ATGGAGATTACTAAAAGAGTTACATTCATTGCAAAAGAGGGGTGTGAAGATAAATTAAAAGAGTTGCTTGAAGCTATGGTTATTCCTTCAAAAAAAGAGAAAGGATGCCTTAACTACAATATTTACCAATATAAAAATAATCCAAGAAAATTTATGGCAGTTGAGACTTGGGAGAATGAAGAGGCTCTTGATGGACATAAAAATTCAGAGCATTATAAAGTTTATAAATCGAGTTATGAGCCTTATACAGAGAAGAAATATACTGATGAACTTGACTATTTGGTAACACTATAA
- a CDS encoding SPL family radical SAM protein translates to MDLEKYSFTFSQKKILSDIEKDLRMWNEPTLDAVFPHHLEEKFEGKQLAKKLFEYFVNYHKSMQSKTKSYENFLSSYTPRTFKIETIHKKDLGLGSCPVASEGTRCCNLLTLDAVESCGFDCSYCSIQSFYNQDKVVFDKNFKNKLLNLNLDKDKIYHIGTGQSSDSLMWGNREGVLDALFDFAKKNPNVILEFKTKSNNIKYLLENDVPKNIIVTWSLNPQTVIDNEEHLTASLDERIKSARALADKGVLVGFHFHPIIVYKNYLDEYKEIYDRLLNEFSPDEVVLISMGTLTFIKPVIKKLRERELKSKILQMPFSEINGKKSYDLKTKEEMFKHCYESFKPWHGKVYFYMCMEDHSLWKKVFGYEYTSNNEMEDDMKKSYMAKIESKK, encoded by the coding sequence ATGGATTTAGAAAAATATAGCTTTACCTTTTCACAAAAGAAAATTTTAAGTGACATAGAAAAAGATTTAAGGATGTGGAATGAACCAACATTAGATGCAGTATTTCCACACCACTTAGAAGAGAAGTTTGAGGGTAAACAGCTTGCAAAAAAACTTTTTGAATATTTTGTAAATTACCATAAAAGTATGCAGTCAAAAACAAAAAGCTATGAAAATTTCTTAAGCTCATACACCCCTCGAACATTTAAAATAGAGACCATACATAAAAAAGATTTGGGACTTGGAAGCTGTCCTGTAGCAAGCGAAGGTACAAGATGCTGTAATCTGCTTACATTAGATGCTGTTGAGAGTTGCGGATTTGATTGCAGTTACTGCTCCATACAAAGTTTTTACAATCAAGATAAAGTAGTATTTGATAAAAACTTCAAAAATAAACTCTTAAATCTAAATCTAGACAAAGATAAGATTTATCACATAGGTACAGGACAAAGCAGTGACTCTTTGATGTGGGGAAACCGTGAAGGAGTTTTAGATGCTCTCTTTGATTTTGCAAAAAAGAATCCAAATGTAATACTCGAATTTAAAACCAAATCAAACAACATAAAGTACCTGCTGGAAAATGATGTACCCAAAAATATAATAGTAACCTGGTCTTTAAATCCACAAACAGTTATAGATAATGAAGAGCATTTAACAGCAAGCTTGGATGAGAGAATAAAAAGTGCAAGAGCATTGGCTGACAAAGGTGTACTTGTAGGCTTTCACTTCCACCCAATAATTGTCTATAAAAACTACCTTGATGAGTACAAAGAGATTTATGACAGACTATTAAATGAGTTTAGTCCGGATGAAGTTGTACTAATCTCAATGGGAACTCTCACATTCATCAAACCTGTCATAAAAAAGCTTAGAGAAAGAGAGCTAAAAAGCAAAATTTTACAGATGCCTTTTTCAGAAATAAATGGTAAAAAATCGTATGATTTGAAAACAAAAGAGGAGATGTTTAAACACTGTTATGAAAGCTTTAAGCCGTGGCACGGAAAAGTATATTTCTATATGTGTATGGAAGACCACAGCTTATGGAAAAAGGTATTTGGGTACGAGTACACTTCAAACAATGAAATGGAAGATGATATGAAAAAGAGCTATATGGCAAAAATAGAGAGTAAAAAATGA